The Arachis duranensis cultivar V14167 chromosome 9, aradu.V14167.gnm2.J7QH, whole genome shotgun sequence genomic sequence TGAGTCGAGCTCAAACTGACTCATAAACAGACTTGGCTCAGTTTCAGTCTTAATTATGAGTAACGTATCTGCCTTTACCTTAATCTTTTGATTTGCTGTCGATGTCCTCTAAATTATTCAGGGTACATGTGATCAATGTTTGTCCATTAATTGAGATGGTTTCCTTTGATAAGGTTGTTGAGCTATACAGCCAGTAATTAATGAGCTGCACagaatttatgtatttaaattttaaactttaaagtagacttagtttaataaaattaaaactttagtTAATAtgtattctaaaaatatatgttaagattattattattaatagatatttttaaaagttttattgtaataaattgataataaatatattaaaaatttaaactttgaatGTCCTTCATAGAAAAAATTCAGTTATAACCTTGAACTTGATACGTATCTTCATAGTATATAACTAAGGAAGGTTATCAAGTGTACCGGAAATACTGGTGTTCCAGTTATTTTAACCGTTgatctgaattataaaaaatatatataatatatattaattaaaatcaacggtTAAAACAACTGGAACACCGGTGTTCCTAGGTACACCTGATAACAATGTTCCCGAGTACACCTGATAATTTTCCTATAACTATATATTagttaaagtttaaaataactaataaaataagaagaaaacgtAGGCTTCGAGGTCTTCGGgggtaaattaaaataaagaataaaataggGGAAAAAGGTAGACTTGATAGAGTTCGAGGTCTTCGggggaaaattttaaaaataactaataaaataagaagaaaatgtaGACTTGGTAGAGTTCGAGGTCTTCAGGGGGAAATTTTAAATGGTCTCACATGATTCAATATTGTCCATCTAAATTAAATTCAGAATAATACTACatcattaataaatattattttttagtcaataattaattaataataatttatatttatattcatattttttaaaattcatatatataaaNNNNNNNNNNNNNNNNNNNNNNNNNNNNNNNNNNNNNNNNNNNNNNNNNNNNNNNNNNNNNNNNNNNNNNNNNNNNNNNNNNNNNNNNNNNNNNNNNNNNNNNNNNNNNNNNNNNNNNNNNNNNNNNNNNNNNNNNNNNNNNNNNNNNNNNNNNNNNNNNNNNNNNNNNNNNNNNNNNNNNNNNNNNNNNNNNNNNNNNNNNNNNNNNNNNNNNNNNNNNNNNNNNNNNNNNNNNNNNNNNNNNNNNNNNNNNNNNNNNNNNNNNNNatttttttgtaaaaattatttttttatatttttaaaatatattcttaaaacaCAAATTCATTAAATTCTTAAATCAATTAGTAATAGATAAAAGAGCTTGACACAGGCTCCGATCCTCCTGATCATTAAAACAGTAAAATTTGCGAAGTCAACGAGCTTATCTGCTACTAATGggaattttaaattctattataTTCTAGTACCTAGTAAAGAGGTAggcataatattttaaaaaataagactttattttgtgttttaatttttttataatatctatttggtttttgtattaaataattatgaatttgttatacaaatttttagtaaattattGGTTGGTTTGATATTTACTATCTAAAAGCGAAATCTATTTATTTTCGTGAGTATCGAGTTTCAAATGTGCATTAAAAATCTCATTTTTGAACAAgaccaaaaaaaagaaaaactgaaatttaaatgcttgaattaaaaaaaaaaaccaaaggCAAAAAAGTAAGAActtgagaataaaaaaaataaactgtaAACTTCGACGAAAttaaaatactttaaaattaaaatgattaatctgaaattttaaaaggaaaagagtacattgtaaaagagaaataacttgttgaaaagaaatattatagagaatttaaataaaaaataaagatatgaaAGGAAtcctataaaaaaaaagtttttggcAAACTCAGAAAGTCGCTGGAAATATGAGTGTTCGAGAATGTTTTCTGAAACTAAATTTTAATCCTTGTTTCTTTTAAGTCTTACTTATTTGTAGACTAATTCGACCAATCTTATGCTGTCAAATGTCATCTTtaaacaatcacaaaagaattGTTTCCGTCAAACGCAGATCCAAAGAACTGCCACTTTCGCACATCTTGTTTTTTATTTCGATATGTTGATCTATTAACTTCAACCTTcgataattttaaagaaaacaaCACTCTTGATGTAGACTTTCTTCTCTTCGACCCGACCTCTTTATAAATCTAATCAATCAAAATGATCAACAGaactaaattgatttttttactaatttaattaatagaatGAATACGTATATACATAAATCATTCTCATGCTTTAGCAGCTAGCTTacatgaaattaaaaatattaagtagTTAATTTACTCGTTTatgtaaacaaataaaaaaggttAAAATTTTGGCTAATATGTACAACAACTAATTTACTagcaaaattatttaaataaaattcaaatttatgacaaatgaattttaattgattaaaatattagttatgCTATATATATAAGCCTTTTTGGCTTATAAGTGATACAAGTTGGACAAAGCCTAAGAAAAAGCACTCTCACCTATAAGAGCATATAAACATGCGCTACTCAACAGTTTTCATAATGCGTTTTGcgttcctcttctttttcttcttcttttttttttgcgtttttcctccttttttttcacgtgtttcatcttcatcgtctttttttattattgttgttgttgctgcattttttACCCTCCTCttgtttttattgattttgcaatattatgtaattttttcttttttgtttgtttttttctcccaagaattataagaaaacgaaataagacgatgaaaaaaaaaaaagcagcagaagatgatgaggaggaagaggaagagaaagagttttaaattatgtagaatttatcagaataaaaatacacccaaatatctttgtATTACATtaaaatatcttcgtgttatatCCAAATATGTTCGTGTTACACCTAAATTTGCtgtaaatacagaaaaatattttctctaatgttgtatttttttcttcttttttttcttatttatttttttcttttacttaaatgaatgtaagttcatcatctttcaaataattttacagcattatatgtttcttcttcttctttgtttgattttttttatttttattcttgttaagagagtaaaacaaaaaaaattgagaaggtaaaacaaaaagaaaaagatgaataaaagaaaaaagaaaaagaagatggtgatgatgatgaaaaaaaaagaagcacaagatgaggaggaggaaaaggaagggttttgaattatgcagaacttatcagaatgaaaatacatccaaaattcttaaaaaaaactcaaatattttcgtgttacacccaaatttactgtaaatacagaaaaatatttccactaatgctacatttttttcttctgaattAAACCACACCTCAaccacttgattggattcaaaacaataaaaagaagagaagaaattccaataaaaaaaataaggaataggaagaaaaagaagagatggTGTTAATGACAACgataacgaaaaagaaaaataacaaagaagaaaaagaagaagaaaaagaaaaaaataacatgcATAAACAAATACAAAGTGTGTAAAAAAATGACTTATAAAaccttgaataaaaaaaatatttttatgcgaaaaataattcttaaaagatatcataaaaaaaatcaaatctaatttaGCATCACTCACATATTTAAGTACAATATCAAATAATCATTAGGCTGTCGTAATAATAATTGAGAAAAATTAGgtactaatattttattaatattagcgaatatttttaactaatattttatttttatactataaataatattaaggagctaattttttttagataatatcagtcaactttttttaaaattatttttttatcttaaattttatattttaaatcataaaccctaaaatataagttttaaatcctaaattttttaaaaaataaaaaaaattttagaattaaaagaaattgattAATGTTGgctaattaaaaattgatttcttatactttttctattatactattaatatttagaatttagtatttaaaatttaaaattggttaAATATTGGCCAAAATCATAAATGTTCTTGGCTGTATAgcattttttgtaataattaatgatacaggtttgtaattatttttctacaaaTATATACTtgaaaatattatctttttttaatatttttttagagtttaattttgatgtaccaATACAAAGTGTCaatcacatttattttttttggataacTATTTACATCGTATAAATAATAGTTACTTTTGTTAATGTTACCGtatatcataattaaataataatgcattaaaattatattctatttttctAAGGATAAAGACTAGTTATAAACTTTTGTTAAGGGGAAGGActtcaaaattttaaagtagagatctatttataaatttaactcAACTCTTACATAACCTCAAAATTAAACCTAATATCAATTGATCTTGAGAGAGCACAATGTAGATTTAActtaaatttaaagaacataatTTGAGTACATATGTTCTTATGAACATTATAATGTCAACGATTATTGCTTGAATTACTAGATCAACTATAGGTGTACATAAAAAATCAGTAATCCACTACAGCTAATTTGATTGTTGATTTCTAATGTTGATAGCAGTTTTGTTACTCGATCTTTCCCTTAAACTTCATTCACTTGCGTACCAACTTTTTCCTTCCATGCCCCTCAGAGATTTGAAACTGATCCGTCATACCAAGATGTGCCATAAGAAGCCAAACATGTGTAAGAAGCTCTCCACCACGCCTTAGCTGCTGAGCATGATGAATCCCATTACAGTGGCAAGCAGCATAAGCCAGCATTTCAACCCACACTTCACTAATTACCTTCCACATCTGGTTTTCCCTCCAatctttcttttccttcaacTCTCTGATTAGTGTTGCCAGCATGCACCCTTCGAAAAACACTGACTTGCTTTTATCTCCTTTTACCTGTGAAGGAGGAACCTTCTTACTCTCCTTGCAAATCTTGAGTAGCTTCTTGCAAGCTTTGTTCATGTTCTGTATGGATCTTCTCTCCTTGAAAAATTCAATCGCCTCCGCGCACGTGTCTTGGAACCTGATCTCCCCAATTCCATTCGGCAGCATGAACGGACTCATAACCAAAAGATGCAGCATATAATCTGATAATAATTTGCTTGCTTTTTTGTAATTCGGTTTCCCGGTTAAATCACCAGTGTCTGAAATGTAGCATAATTCAGTTGCTATGTGCCAAAGAAGAACGCTCTTGTCAAATTCTTTCTCAACACTCCACcttacatcatcatcatcatctaaagtttgaagcacttggccgcctctgtggttgcaAAATTTCTTTATCTCGTTTGCCACCTTCATCTCATCCTTAATCTCTTTCGCGACGAGTTCGATTTTTGTTCTCAAGTGCTGAAAGATGATATTCTTGAGGTCATCATCTACAATCTCAAAATCGTCATGCATGAATTTCTGAAAGTCTTGATAAACACCTTGAATCATTTGAGCAACACAACACTTGGCCACACCATTTTTGAAAGCATTTCTACACTTGAGGCAGAATTTATGTCTTGAAATCTTGTAAAGGACGCCGCATCTTTCCCTCTTAGCTTTCAAGCAAAAGCTTATGAGGTTAAACTGGCCAATTCGCCCTGACCACTTCTTGTGTTCTCCGAATTGGAGTTTCGAAACGGCCGAAATCAAAAGAGAAGCCACTCTGTTCTTGTGCTTACTCAGCAATAGTTTTGTCCAATCTGAgaacaataaagaaaatattGAATACAATTCTAGGAAGACAGATCCATACAGCAACACATATGTGATGATCAATTCGGCTTTCGGATACGGACTCTTCTCCATGACATAGAACGCACACAGCACACTGAAACTGCACGATAGCGTTAAGAAGCGGAAAAAAACACCAATAGAGGAATAAACCACTTTCGCCTTTGTGTAGAACAGATCATACATGAAACCAAGCTCAACCTCCATCACTTCGAAAACTTGCTCGCTTTTCGCATTCTGTAAAGACAGTCTGCTTTCCAACACGTCGTGGACGGTGAGAATGAGATCAGCGAAAAGTCGCTTGAAAGTCTTCAAGAACTTGTCAGCAATGGTCACAACTTGAGCTCCACCGAAAGTGTCGGTTTCCGGTAACGGAATAATGTTCCCTTCTGCGGCAGCATGAGTTTGATCACCGACATAAGGAGATTCAATTAGGCTTTCTACGTTAACAGAGAAACCTTCTCGAGATGCAGCCATGTAGGACTCCATGTATCTCGCATAATTAGGCCCTGGATCCGGCTCCGGAAACAACGATTCCTTGAAACGTTGGTTGCTTGCTGATCTTAAACCCCAAATTCTCTCCCCAATTTTGACAATACCAGCGATTAATATTGGTATTGCCAAAACATTCAAGTCGGTGTTCGGCGTCCATGCTCTGATAAGGATATAAATGGCAACCATGACTTGAAAACCAAAGGTTATCAATTTCCTTGGCCACAGCTGATTGTCTTCCATTGAATAAGCCGTTATGGTGTCCGGGCCGCCGAGGTGAAGGAGAAGAAGTGGGGCCCAGAGAGCCATAACGACTTGCTTTGGCGCAACAGAATCACCGTTCTGTTCTGTTACTTTGCTTGAAATGACGCCGAGTGAGATTGTTGCAAGCCAATCTGCATACATGTAGGATATCCAAAGTATGAATCGGAGCAAGATGTTTCTGCTGCGCTTTCTCTTGCTTCCAAGAAAGATGAGGATGGTTTGCAATGTGAGGCTCCAGAGAACCATAATGCGGATCTTCCATTTGTCCCAGTTTTCCTGCCAGGTAGCTGAAAAAAGCAGCATTGAAACCTGAAAATGTTTGGCGGAGAGTAATGAATAATGcttctacttcattttcttGTTAGAGAAATGACATATATAATGAATAGCAGCATCGTTCTTGTGAGACCTGAATAAAGCTTCTACTTATTCATTTTCTTGATATCTGAAAATTTAGTCTTATCTCCAATGTGATGTTTACTTATGTTGGGGAAATGACATTGACATATATATGCTGCTTAGGATTAACTTAAGTATGCAATTAGAGAATGACATTTGAAGCAATGATGCCACAAACCTGTGACTAGAACTTCTGCAGAAAGTGGCGGTTCGAAGTTCAAAACAGTGAAATGCCTGTACTGTAAGAAATTCACATCAATGGTAGAGTTAAGAAATTGTCCCGACAATAACTACATATATGGCATTATCATCACTTGTTTAGAACAGAATGCtggagaataaaaaaaataaaaataaaaatatggtgACTTCCCTTGAACGAAGAATAGCGTCAATagacaaatattaatttataaaagagAAAGTACAGAGagtcaatgaaaaagagaaattaacgtatcatttaaccaaaaaaaacaaaaatattatttatacactaaaattaaccattaaaatcaactattaatatatttgtatataaatacatgtatagtttaatttattttcaaatgtgtttttatattttaacatgtattttatactagtaacaaattttgatagttgattttaatgtatatatagcataataaaaaaaggtcatccaaatttatgaattatgatgGTTAGGTAAGCCACTGAGACATAGTTGTAACCGAATTGGTGATCAAACCATTTAAGTGACTGGTTTATTGGTTTACTGGTTCAATTGATAAATTACTAATTGAACCGATAGAACTAGTTGtacgtaaataaaaaaatataaaatagtaaaaaatggAGTAAAGTGACGATTAGATTCTTAAAATTTtcgattttaaattaattagcccttgaaaaaaaatgaagtacCAATTTAGTCTTCTAAGATAGTAAACGATGAACACATTATGTCCTTCCATTAATTTATCATGTGAAATTTAGTGGTGATGCTTATATGTCCCCATAAATTAGTCCTAAGTCGAAATCTTCAAAGATCTACTAACtcaatattctaaaaaatttaaaataaatatctttactaacattttaacatgtaaatataaatattaaatatttaatacttattttaataattttataaattttaaaaaattaaaaaaattgagtataaaattaaaattaaattaaataaatataaaataattcagttgtgtatgtatataatatatataatagttagcacataaaaaaaacaaaagattaatatatttatatatttatttattttgattattatatttaatgtattattttttgacAATGTAAATTTTTAATAGGTATGTTTGGTTCATTAAATGTGATgaactaatattaaaaaattttaatacatttttttatattcttttaataaatttaattttgatacactgtcaaatgtaaaattattttacgcGTACATCCAATCACATAATATCatattagcaaaaataattacttttaacaTTAATCGGGTAAATGATCATACAAAAACAATTGTGATTGTATGACTATGTAAAATATTATACATTatcaatacattaaaattaaatttttttttatctattttcctttagTTTTTTCTCTATATATTAGCATACAAACTTAACATATTCTATCTTTTCTATTTAAGTTTTGTCTAGGCATGCACAATTTTATCGTTACCGAATACAATTTCGTTATATTTAagtaagaattttaaaaatagatcaAGTAAATATTTAAGATCAAATCTAAATTAAAGCAAAGTCAATTTTATTCAATCCATAAACGCTcttataatacatatatattacgatataaaataattaaatatttatatttataatcaaaatataaataaaaatataaaattcattgATATTTAACATTTGGTGTGATAGACAAGTATTGACTGAACCAATATACATTATCGTGTGATAGCTTTTGAATTCTCAtcttttgattttgatatttatctttgtttttttctaACAGAAAAACTATCAAAACTATCCATAAAATTTACAAACCCTGATAAAAGTACctataaactaagaaaattaacGCTGTACTCATAAAAGATGGGTTCTGTATGACAAAAGTATCCaaatcataattttttgttgattttttaataaaatttctaaaCTACCCTACACTCAACCTCAACTCACTTTTTCAACCTTTCGTAACTCAATTTGCACCAACTTTTGCCATagagttcaaaactactcctacaATAAAATCAGACCAAAATCaatggtagtggtggtggtggtagaaGATCGGATCTCAACCGATTCACTCATAAGTTTATAATCCATATCCAAACTAAATTaatcaaacacaaaaaaatactcaaaacataaaaatttttaaattcattcaTCCAATTTCAATTCACTTTAGCaaaactagaaataaaaaaagccatcaaccataaaaaatcaacaaatccattcatcaaatttaaaatttatttcaacaaAAATTAGAAGTAGGAGTAGCCATCAACTGGATCTTCTGTAAATCAATCTCAGCCTTCCTAAAAAATAGAagcagattttaaaaaaaaaagaacagtATCATTTTAGTAGTAACTAAATCAATttctgaaaaaaagaaaaataaaataaaaacgttttaaaaaaaatatctttttcgtCGTCGGCCGACTCTAACATCGTCAATGGTAGAATCTCCATCCACAGTGCCGCCTCCCTTTCTTCTCTGATTTCTCTTTACCGAACCTGCTTTCTGCATGCAAGAGTACCACGACCCCTCTCTCTTCTCAGGTGTGCGACAACGGTGTTCTCTTCGGCTGGATCAGACACGCTATGACGATGTTCTCCTCGGCTGTAACAGGCGCGCCATGACATCATTCTCCTTAGGTTGGGTCACAGGTGTGCGCGATGAAGGTGTTGTAGTCACCTTAATATATAGTGAGAGGGAGAAGCAGTGAGAGGGGAAGAGATTGGCAGTAATGGAGTAGATGGGTGGCGGACGGCAATAAGGAGGTAGGAGGAGAGTTTCTGCTGTGAGAGTTTTTGAGGGATAAGTGAAGagagaggaaaaagagaagagagggaatgACAGTATAATGGGGTTAGGATGGGGTAGtttagaaattttattaaaaaattaggatttagaataCTTTTGTCGTACAAAACccatctttcatgggtacaacgttaatttctttaatttatgagtACTTTTGTCAGCGTTCGTAAACTTCACGGGTACTTTTGATAGTTTTTCCTTTTTAACACCtcaaaaaacatttttttcaaatctaaacttaagtcacaaaatcaaattGCAACTTTTATCTTTTACTGCACTGCTCACTGGTTTAAAAACTTGATAAACTTTCTAAGTTCATTGTTTTGTATCAACAAATTTAAGCACGATTTGCAATTCTTTTTCATGCATATATATTCTAACCATTTCATCTTTATCTTCAAATAGCTTCTCCAGTATCTATATTTAcagattttctttgttattccTAACTATaagttttttattatcattcgtaaaaactattttttttttcaactattcaagatataatatttttgggAAAGTATAGGAGCCAATGGTTTAAGCGTATAATgcgtacaatggaggtttaggaagtattagagatataatcattagtgttacattgtcctATTAGGTtacgcttttgggatgagtggtttcatGATATGACATTAGAGTTCTAGATCCGAAAAGTCAGGTTCGATCCTTGGTGAATCCCAAAATTAGCTTaaatttttgggatgagtgattttatgacatgagatgtttattTATCCTGGTATCCagatggttattctggatagtatgGGTGATGTTCATTCTATTTATAGATCAAAAATTTAgcctattgtacacattgtacacttaagccattggctccctagcactactcaatatttttttcaaaatcaatggaTGAGACGTCCTCAAAtctttagttattaattttttagtaaagtatggctttatttcttaaaatttagactaagttctaaattttttttaatgtttagaatattctattttcaatccaaatattttattttgtcttattttaatttttaatcaaaattatgttttttaaatatattattatttatttattgttattttattattattattattatgtcatttttgttttcaaattacTACAACAACAATGTAACCactataattaaaatagtattttacctgtaattttttattcactACTTTGCATGGGTCATAATCACTGGTATGAATCCTGGGAGTGAGTAtatgttttgattattttatccCATTTTCCGAATATTTGGATGAATTCTTTTTAGAGCGCGTAAATTTCAAATGCAGTTAATCAATTATctccaaattaattaattataaaacaaataGTAATTTAATACATTATTGACATGCAAAATTGCATTAGTAAACAGCATGGGAACTTTAATATTTATTCATCGTTAACAAGATCCAAGATCATTGGTAC encodes the following:
- the LOC110275711 gene encoding uncharacterized protein LOC110275711; translation: MLLFSATWQENWDKWKIRIMVLWSLTLQTILIFLGSKRKRSRNILLRFILWISYMYADWLATISLGVISSKVTEQNGDSVAPKQVVMALWAPLLLLHLGGPDTITAYSMEDNQLWPRKLITFGFQVMVAIYILIRAWTPNTDLNVLAIPILIAGIVKIGERIWGLRSASNQRFKESLFPEPDPGPNYARYMESYMAASREGFSVNVESLIESPYVGDQTHAAAEGNIIPLPETDTFGGAQVVTIADKFLKTFKRLFADLILTVHDVLESRLSLQNAKSEQVFEVMEVELGFMYDLFYTKAKVVYSSIGVFFRFLTLSCSFSVLCAFYVMEKSPYPKAELIITYVLLYGSVFLELYSIFSLLFSDWTKLLLSKHKNRVASLLISAVSKLQFGEHKKWSGRIGQFNLISFCLKAKRERCGVLYKISRHKFCLKCRNAFKNGVAKCCVAQMIQGVYQDFQKFMHDDFEIVDDDLKNIIFQHLRTKIELVAKEIKDEMKVANEIKKFCNHRGGQVLQTLDDDDDVRWSVEKEFDKSVLLWHIATELCYISDTGDLTGKPNYKKASKLLSDYMLHLLVMSPFMLPNGIGEIRFQDTCAEAIEFFKERRSIQNMNKACKKLLKICKESKKVPPSQVKGDKSKSVFFEGCMLATLIRELKEKKDWRENQMWKVISEVWVEMLAYAACHCNGIHHAQQLRRGGELLTHVWLLMAHLGMTDQFQISEGHGRKKLVRK